The genome window ACAACGTAATaatcatagaaatattataattaaatgattCTTATAGTTTTATTCGTATCTTTTTAAATAGGAACTTATTTTGAATACAGTAGTTTTCGGTATGGTTTAGCATTTCCTCGGACGGCTATTTTATAGGACggctatttttaaataatttagtttattgaatGAAAAAAGCGTTGACAATGAGTAAGCAAGATGAGTAagtataaaattgatatttataataatacattgtCTATTCTTTGTCGACGTGGAGAATCATGTACAATTAACACAAACCGACGCTAATACATTTTCAACGTATCAGCagtataaatttttgtagcaAGTATTTGTTGAATCACTCAATCGagttaaaatttatacaaattatatattgaaaaatatataataaaatttataggtACATATATTAACAAGCAACAGTAAAACGTGTTTTCCCTTACACGCCTTAGTACTGTATAATCTTGTTAAATATTGGAGGTCAAGTGCAGAATAATGAAGAGAGTTCGAAGTAGAAAACCTGATTGTATCAGGAGAGCGGAACGACAAAATCGCATAAATTCTACAGGCCGTGGTCGTAGTAGAGAACAAAACGATCGTGGTCGAACAGCTTCAAATCGACGAATCTACGTATCAAACACTCCCTATGATTTTCGTTGTCAAGATCCTAAGGATTTATCCAGAACAGAAGTTGGAAAAGTAGCTCATGTTGAACTTTTTACTGATGAAAATGACAAAGCAAGAGTTTGTGATACTGTTGAATTTGAAGATTTAGACTTGGTAAAAATTCCTGTAGACAAAATGCGTCGGAATGATAATAAAGAGGTAGTTAgtatattgttattttttcaACTTCCTTACAACTTGGATGGGTACCATGTAATCAGTGTTAAgatcatatttaatatttatgtattataggACTTTGATGATAAACGGGACAAATATGGCCGGATAGCAACAGCTCTTAACGATGAAAGAGTTCGTGATGATAGATTTATGGATTCTCCAAGGCCACAAGATGATGGTCGTCAAAATATGAATGCTCCTGCTGGTGGAGATAGTGGTGGTGGAGGCGGTGGTAACGACGGCGGTGGTGATAGTGGTAGTGGAGATAGCAAATTTGGGAATACCTATGGTCTACGTATTCAGTTTTTGAAACATTTAGGTATTAACGAACCTATAAATACTAGAGTATTTGTGGCAAATGTAAGTATATCTTGCGATACAGTTTGTATTAAACTGACAAAGTAAGTATGTGAAAGTTTATTAAGTTGTTGCTTTGTATATTTAGCTTGACTACACAGTggatgaaaagaaattattagaaGTGTTTAGATTAGCTGGTAAAGTACTACATGTTGAATTAGCAAAAGATAAAGATGGAAAATCTCGAGGATTTGGAACGGTAGAATATGACCATCCAGTAGAATCTGTACAAGCTATATCGATGCTTCATAATCAGCAACTTTATGATAGACGTATGATTGTGAGACTTGACAGAGCAATTAAACCAGACACGCCACTAAAATTACCAGAAGGTACCTTTTTATTtcctaagaaatattttattttgttatataaacatataaaaatgaaaattgatatcaatttcaaaataGGATTAAAGGGAATTGGAATGGGTCTTGGAGCTGGTGGTAGTAGATTAGTGAATGTAGCTAGAAACATTTCTAATATAGAAGCAAATAATCCACCTGTTGTGAATCCTTTTTCTGCTCTTGTGTCAGCTACTGGTCCTGTTGAAGCTGGTTTAAACAATGTTGTGCCAGTACAGTTAGGTGAGTTTTactataaatgtaatatataaagtagGATAGATAGAGATGCTAacaatgatatatttatatacctaTAACATCTGCATTGACAAATTCAAATACTGCAGCTCTTCAAGCACGAGTTCTTTGCTGAATTCGTTGTTAACAAATGAGTTGGCTTctaactttaataatttcgGCGTAGGAGTTGGAGGTTTGTCTAATTTACAAGCCTCTTTAGCTAGTGGACAAGGCTACAATTCATTTGCGCGGCGAGGCTTATCTAAAATGGACAATGATGTAGGCTTCGGTGGAAACAATACTTTTGGTGGTTTTAACTC of Bombus fervidus isolate BK054 chromosome 1, iyBomFerv1, whole genome shotgun sequence contains these proteins:
- the LOC139989853 gene encoding myelin expression factor 2-like isoform X1, coding for MKRVRSRKPDCIRRAERQNRINSTGRGRSREQNDRGRTASNRRIYVSNTPYDFRCQDPKDLSRTEVGKVAHVELFTDENDKARVCDTVEFEDLDLVKIPVDKMRRNDNKEDFDDKRDKYGRIATALNDERVRDDRFMDSPRPQDDGRQNMNAPAGGDSGGGGGGNDGGGDSGSGDSKFGNTYGLRIQFLKHLGINEPINTRVFVANLDYTVDEKKLLEVFRLAGKVLHVELAKDKDGKSRGFGTVEYDHPVESVQAISMLHNQQLYDRRMIVRLDRAIKPDTPLKLPEGLKGIGMGLGAGGSRLVNVARNISNIEANNPPVVNPFSALVSATGPVEAGLNNVVPVQLGVGGLSNLQASLASGQGYNSFARRGLSKMDNDVGFGGNNTFGGFNSSGRDFDGRFNRGDNDRIPGAGGGFVGNQGQRGGGNRQNTYGSRSVSDTILIRNLPPNITWEILVDKFENIREVKFDEMRETDTVMVRFASERDAERAVSIMNRMRISDRKIDVCFY
- the LOC139989853 gene encoding myelin expression factor 2-like isoform X2 gives rise to the protein MMINSDSFSGTLSQDFDDKRDKYGRIATALNDERVRDDRFMDSPRPQDDGRQNMNAPAGGDSGGGGGGNDGGGDSGSGDSKFGNTYGLRIQFLKHLGINEPINTRVFVANLDYTVDEKKLLEVFRLAGKVLHVELAKDKDGKSRGFGTVEYDHPVESVQAISMLHNQQLYDRRMIVRLDRAIKPDTPLKLPEGLKGIGMGLGAGGSRLVNVARNISNIEANNPPVVNPFSALVSATGPVEAGLNNVVPVQLGVGGLSNLQASLASGQGYNSFARRGLSKMDNDVGFGGNNTFGGFNSSGRDFDGRFNRGDNDRIPGAGGGFVGNQGQRGGGNRQNTYGSRSVSDTILIRNLPPNITWEILVDKFENIREVKFDEMRETDTVMVRFASERDAERAVSIMNRMRISDRKIDVCFY